A region from the Mycolicibacterium phlei genome encodes:
- a CDS encoding acyltransferase, producing MFVEPDTADPEDVARKVAAAPTLKIPPAPEWVLNDEGRVIDILQEGMTFRRKLRNYLGEVAYNLVIGHIPSQFIRKAYLRRLGADIGPNTTIGRGTKVLSIEFLTLGANTEVGARCLLDARGGLWIGDHVVLSDDVHLLGGGHDINHPDFLPVPIPTVVEDHVWIGNRAMILPCLIHRGAVVRAHAMVRKDVPELQIVGGNPAKPIGERSPDGVPARKSA from the coding sequence GTGTTTGTCGAACCCGATACCGCCGACCCGGAGGACGTCGCCCGCAAGGTCGCGGCGGCACCGACGCTGAAGATCCCGCCGGCACCGGAGTGGGTGCTCAACGACGAGGGGCGCGTCATCGACATCCTGCAGGAGGGGATGACGTTCCGTCGCAAGCTGCGGAACTACCTCGGCGAGGTCGCCTACAACCTGGTCATCGGCCACATCCCCTCGCAGTTCATCCGCAAGGCCTACCTGCGCCGGCTCGGCGCCGACATCGGCCCCAACACCACGATCGGGCGCGGCACCAAGGTGCTGAGCATCGAGTTCCTCACCCTCGGCGCCAACACCGAGGTCGGCGCCCGCTGCCTGCTGGACGCCCGCGGCGGCCTGTGGATCGGCGACCACGTCGTGCTCAGCGACGACGTCCACCTGCTCGGCGGCGGCCACGACATCAACCACCCCGACTTCCTGCCCGTGCCCATCCCGACCGTCGTGGAGGACCACGTCTGGATCGGCAACCGGGCGATGATCCTGCCCTGCCTGATCCACCGCGGCGCGGTGGTGCGGGCGCACGCCATGGTGCGCAAGGACGTTCCCGAACTGCAGATCGTCGGCGGGAACCCGGCCAAACCGATCGGGGAGCGCAGCCCGGACGGCGTGCCCGCCCGAAAGTCGGCGTGA
- a CDS encoding glycosyltransferase: MQPNRRYDGVDGPKVAIAHDYLTQLGGAEKIVLSMSKAFPEAPIYTMLYEPSTTYPEFADLDVRVSPLNKLKLARKHHRAFLPVLPAVANSMFVDADIVLTSTSGWAHGFRTRGRKLIYCYSPARWLYLSDKYLGDDSGFVKRAGLAVTKPYLKAWDRRMAHKADKYLAISTLIQGRIRDTYGIDAEVMFAPVAMSQTFNPEPVPGVGEDDGYYLVVSRLLPYKNVDAIVRAFADAPERRLVVVGRGPDAERLAAIKTPNVTMLSDLTDGQMAFLYKNCRALLAASYEDFGLTPIEAGVWGRPTVALRFGGFLDTIDEGVTGMYFDEPTPRAIAGALDRFEAAAFDPDKIRRHVEQFTEERFAEKLYAAVDNLAAADVR, translated from the coding sequence GTGCAACCGAACCGTAGATACGACGGGGTCGACGGCCCCAAGGTGGCGATTGCGCACGACTATCTGACACAGCTCGGCGGGGCCGAGAAGATCGTGCTGTCGATGAGCAAGGCCTTCCCCGAGGCGCCGATCTACACCATGCTCTACGAGCCGTCGACGACCTACCCGGAGTTCGCCGACCTCGACGTGCGGGTGTCGCCGCTGAACAAGCTGAAGCTGGCGCGCAAGCACCACCGGGCGTTCCTGCCCGTGCTGCCCGCGGTGGCCAACTCGATGTTCGTCGACGCCGACATCGTGCTCACCAGCACCAGCGGCTGGGCGCACGGCTTCCGGACCCGTGGCCGCAAGCTGATCTACTGCTACTCACCGGCCCGCTGGCTGTACCTGTCCGACAAGTACCTCGGCGACGACAGCGGCTTCGTCAAGCGCGCCGGCCTGGCCGTCACTAAGCCCTACCTCAAGGCCTGGGACCGGCGGATGGCGCACAAGGCCGACAAGTACCTGGCGATCTCCACGCTGATCCAGGGCCGCATCCGGGACACCTACGGCATCGACGCCGAGGTGATGTTCGCCCCGGTCGCCATGTCGCAGACCTTCAACCCCGAACCGGTGCCGGGGGTGGGGGAGGACGACGGCTACTACCTGGTGGTCTCCCGGCTGCTGCCGTACAAGAACGTCGACGCCATCGTGCGCGCCTTCGCCGACGCCCCCGAGCGCCGGCTCGTGGTGGTCGGCAGGGGACCCGACGCCGAGCGGCTGGCCGCGATCAAGACGCCGAACGTCACGATGCTCTCCGATCTCACCGACGGTCAGATGGCGTTCCTGTACAAGAACTGTCGCGCGCTGCTGGCCGCGAGCTACGAGGACTTCGGCCTCACCCCGATCGAAGCCGGCGTGTGGGGGCGGCCGACCGTCGCCCTGCGGTTCGGCGGCTTCCTCGACACCATCGACGAGGGGGTCACCGGCATGTACTTCGACGAACCCACCCCGAGGGCGATCGCCGGGGCGCTGGACCGGTTCGAGGCGGCGGCCTTCGACCCGGACAAGATCCGCAGACACGTCGAGCAGTTCACCGAGGAGCGGTTCGCCGAGAAGCTGTACGCGGCCGTCGACAACCTGGCAGCGGCCGATGTCCGGTAA
- a CDS encoding acyltransferase, with protein MSRPPAKTDPQIVARKLAAAPGLRLPPPPKYDLQPDGRVANYRMQDMPVWRKARNRIGQLLYNFFVTFIPSHHVRLAYLRLFGAKLGKGVAVNRCTTILDIEFLTIGDDTTVGARCMLDARAGLYLGNNVILASDVHVLGGGHDINHPDFLPVPNPTVIEDYAWIASRAMILPSHIGRGAVVAAQSVVIKDVGEYEVVGGNPAKVIAKRNPEALKYSGRFRAPFW; from the coding sequence GTGAGTCGACCGCCTGCCAAGACGGACCCGCAGATCGTCGCACGCAAGCTCGCCGCCGCGCCGGGTCTGCGCCTGCCGCCGCCACCGAAGTACGACCTGCAGCCCGACGGCCGGGTCGCCAACTACCGCATGCAGGACATGCCGGTGTGGCGCAAGGCGCGCAACAGGATCGGGCAGCTGCTCTACAACTTCTTCGTCACCTTCATCCCGTCGCACCATGTGCGGCTGGCGTATCTGCGGCTGTTCGGCGCCAAACTGGGCAAGGGTGTCGCGGTCAACCGGTGCACCACGATCCTGGACATCGAGTTCTTGACCATCGGCGACGACACCACGGTCGGTGCCCGGTGCATGCTCGACGCGCGCGCCGGGCTGTACCTGGGCAACAACGTGATTCTGGCCAGCGACGTGCACGTCCTCGGCGGCGGCCACGACATCAACCACCCCGACTTCCTGCCCGTGCCGAACCCGACCGTGATCGAGGACTACGCCTGGATCGCCAGCCGGGCGATGATCCTGCCGTCCCACATCGGCCGTGGTGCCGTGGTGGCTGCGCAGTCGGTGGTGATCAAGGACGTCGGCGAATACGAGGTGGTGGGCGGCAATCCGGCCAAGGTCATCGCCAAACGCAACCCCGAGGCGTTGAAGTACAGCGGCAGGTTCCGCGCGCCGTTCTGGTGA
- a CDS encoding acyl-CoA carboxylase subunit beta gives MTSVSEKSVEPSGEHEIDIHTTAGKLADLRKRLEEAQHPVGEAAIEKVHAKGKLTARERILALLDEGSFVELDALARHRSTNFGLDKNRPLGDGVVTGYGTIDGREVCIFSQDATVFGGSLGEVYGEKIVKVQELALKTGRPLIGINDGAGARIQEGVVSLGLYSRIFHNNIKASGVIPQISLIMGAAAGGHVYSPALTDFIIMVDQTSQMFITGPDVIKTVTGEDVTMEELGGAHTHMSKSGTAHYVATGEQDAFDYVRELLSYLPSNNHADPPRYPALAQDGPIEENLTAEDLELDTLIPDSPNQPYDMHEVITRILDDDEFLEVQAGYAQNIIVGFGRIEGRSVGIVANQPTQFAGCLDINASEKAARFIRTCDAFNVPIVLLVDVPGFLPGTGQEYNGIIRRGAKLLYAYGEATVAKITVITRKSYGGAYCVMGSKDMGADVVVAWPTAQIAVMGASGAVGFVYRQQLKEAAAKGEDVDALRLQLQQEYEDTLVNPYVAAERGYVDAVIPPAHTRGYVANALRLLERKIAQVPPKKHGNIPL, from the coding sequence ATGACGAGCGTGAGCGAGAAGTCAGTCGAGCCCTCGGGCGAGCACGAGATCGATATCCACACCACCGCGGGCAAGCTGGCGGACCTGCGCAAGCGGTTGGAGGAGGCCCAGCATCCGGTCGGTGAGGCCGCGATCGAGAAGGTCCACGCGAAGGGCAAACTGACTGCCCGCGAACGCATTCTCGCTCTGCTGGACGAGGGTTCGTTCGTCGAGCTCGACGCGCTGGCCCGGCACCGCAGCACCAACTTCGGCCTGGACAAGAACCGGCCGCTCGGCGACGGCGTGGTGACCGGTTACGGCACCATCGACGGCCGCGAGGTGTGCATCTTCAGCCAGGACGCCACGGTGTTCGGCGGCAGCCTCGGCGAGGTGTACGGCGAGAAGATCGTCAAGGTCCAGGAGCTGGCGCTCAAGACCGGCCGGCCGCTTATCGGCATCAACGACGGCGCGGGCGCGCGCATCCAGGAGGGTGTGGTCTCGCTCGGCCTCTACAGCCGGATCTTCCACAACAACATCAAGGCCTCCGGTGTCATCCCGCAGATCTCGCTGATCATGGGCGCCGCGGCGGGCGGTCACGTGTACTCCCCCGCGCTGACCGACTTCATCATCATGGTCGACCAGACCAGCCAGATGTTCATCACCGGCCCGGACGTCATCAAGACGGTCACCGGTGAGGACGTCACGATGGAGGAGCTGGGTGGCGCGCACACCCACATGTCCAAGTCGGGCACCGCGCACTACGTCGCGACCGGTGAGCAGGACGCGTTCGACTACGTGCGCGAGCTGCTGTCGTACCTGCCGAGCAACAACCACGCCGATCCGCCGCGCTACCCGGCGCTGGCTCAGGACGGCCCGATCGAGGAGAACCTGACCGCCGAGGACCTCGAGCTCGACACGCTGATCCCGGACTCGCCGAATCAGCCGTACGACATGCACGAGGTCATCACCCGCATCCTCGACGACGACGAGTTCCTCGAGGTGCAGGCCGGTTACGCGCAGAACATCATCGTCGGCTTCGGCCGCATCGAGGGCCGCTCGGTCGGCATCGTGGCCAACCAGCCGACGCAGTTCGCCGGCTGCCTGGACATCAACGCCTCGGAGAAGGCCGCGCGCTTCATCCGCACCTGCGACGCCTTCAACGTGCCGATCGTGCTGCTGGTCGACGTGCCCGGCTTCCTGCCCGGCACCGGCCAGGAGTACAACGGCATCATCCGCCGCGGCGCCAAGCTGCTGTACGCCTACGGTGAGGCGACGGTCGCCAAGATCACGGTGATCACCCGCAAGTCTTATGGCGGCGCGTACTGCGTGATGGGCTCCAAGGACATGGGCGCCGATGTCGTGGTGGCCTGGCCGACGGCCCAGATCGCCGTCATGGGCGCCTCGGGCGCGGTCGGCTTCGTCTACCGCCAGCAGCTCAAGGAGGCTGCGGCCAAGGGCGAGGACGTCGACGCGCTGCGCCTGCAGCTGCAGCAGGAGTACGAGGACACCCTGGTGAACCCGTACGTGGCGGCCGAGCGGGGCTACGTCGACGCGGTCATCCCGCCGGCGCACACCCGCGGCTATGTGGCCAACGCGCTGCGCCTGCTGGAGCGCAAGATCGCGCAGGTGCCGCCGAAGAAGCACGGGAATATCCCCCTGTGA
- a CDS encoding Maf family protein yields MTRFVLASASSGRRKVLRQAGIDPLVVVSGVDEDAVAASLGATASPAEVTVALARAKAEAVVPGLAADVAADCVVIGCDSMLFRDGRLLGKPATAEDALAGWREMAGRSGTLYTGHCVLRLLDGAVVDRAAEAAATTVRFATPSDEDLAAYVASGEPTAVAGGFTIDGLGGWFIAGVDGDPSAVIGIGLPLVRDLLGRVGVGVARLWAHNKPSGQTG; encoded by the coding sequence ATGACGCGGTTCGTTCTCGCGTCAGCGTCTTCTGGTCGTCGGAAGGTCTTGCGGCAGGCTGGAATCGATCCGCTGGTCGTCGTCTCGGGTGTCGACGAGGACGCGGTGGCGGCGAGTCTGGGCGCCACCGCCTCCCCCGCCGAGGTGACGGTGGCGCTGGCCCGTGCCAAGGCCGAGGCGGTCGTGCCCGGGCTGGCCGCCGATGTCGCCGCCGACTGCGTCGTGATCGGTTGCGACTCCATGCTTTTCCGCGATGGCAGGCTGCTGGGTAAGCCCGCGACCGCGGAGGACGCACTGGCGGGGTGGCGCGAGATGGCCGGGCGCTCCGGCACTCTCTACACCGGCCACTGCGTGCTGAGGCTGCTTGACGGCGCGGTGGTGGACCGCGCGGCCGAGGCGGCCGCGACGACGGTGCGGTTCGCCACCCCCTCCGACGAGGATCTGGCGGCCTATGTCGCCAGCGGCGAGCCCACCGCGGTAGCCGGGGGGTTCACCATCGACGGGCTCGGAGGCTGGTTCATCGCGGGTGTCGACGGCGATCCGTCCGCGGTGATCGGCATCGGCCTGCCCCTGGTGCGCGACCTGCTAGGACGGGTGGGTGTCGGGGTGGCCCGTTTGTGGGCGCACAATAAGCCCTCCGGCCAAACCGGCTAA
- a CDS encoding class I SAM-dependent methyltransferase — protein MGNDDFAGAVMTRRGQVDYTDLDTLWKGYDTFVRELAQREGVERVAELGGGANPIIGDADLWGFAKHRVVIDISATELAKAQGDVETRVADLCQPITEEHNTYDLLFSKMLCEHLPDARMFHQNCFNLLRPGGLSVHYFPTLFTFPFVVNKLIPEKAALAIVDKLQPGRLQMGNMDKFPAYYRWTTGPTKRAIRRFESVGFEVEQWHGAFGHHYYHVLKPLDAIEKAKTRFLIKHPVPALTSFAVVVLRKPA, from the coding sequence ATGGGAAACGACGACTTCGCCGGCGCGGTGATGACCCGACGCGGCCAAGTTGACTACACCGACCTGGACACCCTGTGGAAGGGCTACGACACGTTCGTCCGGGAGCTGGCGCAACGCGAGGGCGTCGAGCGGGTGGCCGAACTGGGCGGCGGCGCCAATCCCATCATCGGTGACGCGGACCTGTGGGGTTTCGCCAAGCACCGGGTGGTCATCGACATCTCGGCGACCGAGCTGGCCAAGGCCCAGGGTGACGTCGAGACCCGGGTGGCGGATCTGTGCCAGCCGATCACCGAGGAGCACAACACCTACGACCTGCTGTTCTCGAAGATGTTGTGCGAGCACCTGCCCGATGCCCGCATGTTCCACCAGAACTGCTTCAACCTGCTACGTCCGGGCGGCCTGTCGGTGCACTACTTCCCGACGCTGTTCACGTTCCCGTTCGTGGTGAACAAGCTGATCCCGGAGAAGGCGGCGCTGGCGATCGTCGACAAGCTGCAGCCGGGTCGCCTGCAGATGGGCAACATGGACAAGTTCCCGGCCTACTACCGGTGGACGACGGGGCCGACCAAGCGTGCGATCCGCCGCTTCGAGAGCGTCGGCTTCGAGGTCGAGCAGTGGCACGGCGCGTTCGGCCACCACTACTACCACGTGCTCAAACCGCTGGATGCGATCGAGAAGGCCAAGACCCGTTTCCTGATCAAGCATCCGGTGCCGGCGCTGACGAGCTTCGCGGTCGTCGTGTTGCGTAAGCCTGCTTAA
- a CDS encoding acyl-CoA carboxylase subunit epsilon, with protein MSGANDEKAAEVSEDQKHEPLIQVLKGNPSDEELAAVVAVLAAAAGKPEPLREQERNLWGHPVDRLRYTPYSWQRVTLVERTHMRRR; from the coding sequence GTGAGCGGGGCGAACGACGAGAAGGCGGCCGAGGTGAGCGAGGACCAGAAGCACGAGCCGCTGATCCAGGTGCTGAAGGGCAACCCGAGCGACGAGGAGCTGGCCGCGGTGGTCGCGGTGCTGGCCGCCGCCGCGGGTAAGCCCGAGCCGCTGCGCGAACAGGAACGCAACCTCTGGGGTCATCCGGTCGACCGGCTGCGCTACACGCCGTACAGCTGGCAGCGGGTGACGCTTGTGGAACGGACACACATGCGTCGTCGATGA
- a CDS encoding glycosyltransferase has product MVDLKQYRLIYVGPGYGETAVGDYAENLLPALRSHFGEVVERRTLAPGKETLRDIREHRRFVKEQVAQGPPGRVLVHAELAAGGISPFWSTAGLRDAAVTATVHDPPQGIWWPARTKFLAQHKLLMHGLHYPLRPVSRVVEGFVNGDRTIFALSEIGRLSIEMTYPRTRPVYVPYLVCDRPTIKPAHERPKAVGFFGLVYRGKGFEQIARIRRELPDDITIRVAGRGTEALPRQEGVEILGAVEGPDEDAFFESVRAIAIPYGKRHFYAETYPASSVAAHALAYQTPIVCTGYGSLAEFDEDTGAVVVPMGTTYPQTLPAGFSGEIESLLNDEQRLTRLARNADRVRRERSAERTAAAFAAEWSRMLERRSR; this is encoded by the coding sequence ATGGTCGACCTCAAGCAGTACCGGCTCATCTACGTCGGGCCCGGATACGGCGAGACCGCTGTCGGCGACTACGCCGAGAACCTGCTGCCCGCGTTGCGGTCGCACTTCGGTGAGGTGGTCGAACGGCGCACCCTGGCCCCGGGCAAGGAAACCCTGCGCGACATCCGGGAACACCGCCGGTTCGTCAAAGAGCAGGTCGCACAGGGCCCGCCGGGGCGGGTGCTGGTGCACGCCGAGCTCGCCGCGGGCGGCATCTCACCGTTCTGGTCGACCGCCGGGCTGCGCGACGCTGCGGTCACCGCGACCGTGCATGACCCGCCGCAGGGGATCTGGTGGCCGGCCCGCACGAAATTCCTTGCCCAGCACAAACTTCTGATGCACGGGCTGCACTACCCGCTGCGACCGGTGTCGCGGGTCGTGGAGGGCTTCGTCAACGGGGACCGAACGATCTTCGCGCTCAGCGAGATCGGCCGGTTGTCCATCGAGATGACCTATCCGCGGACCAGGCCCGTCTACGTCCCGTACCTGGTGTGTGACCGGCCGACCATCAAGCCCGCGCACGAGCGGCCCAAGGCGGTCGGCTTCTTCGGACTGGTGTACCGCGGTAAGGGTTTCGAGCAGATCGCCCGGATCCGGCGCGAACTGCCCGACGACATCACGATCCGGGTGGCCGGTCGCGGCACCGAGGCGCTGCCCCGGCAGGAGGGGGTCGAGATCCTCGGTGCGGTGGAGGGACCCGACGAGGATGCCTTCTTCGAATCGGTGCGCGCGATCGCGATCCCCTACGGCAAGCGCCACTTCTACGCCGAGACCTATCCGGCCTCCTCGGTGGCCGCGCACGCGCTGGCCTACCAGACGCCGATCGTGTGCACCGGATACGGCTCACTGGCCGAATTCGACGAGGACACCGGCGCGGTCGTCGTGCCCATGGGAACCACGTATCCGCAGACACTGCCCGCCGGATTCTCGGGGGAGATCGAGTCACTGCTCAACGACGAGCAGCGGCTGACACGGCTGGCCCGCAACGCCGACCGGGTGCGCAGGGAGCGGTCCGCCGAGCGAACCGCCGCCGCGTTCGCGGCGGAGTGGTCGCGCATGCTCGAGCGGCGGTCACGGTAG